One stretch of Lemur catta isolate mLemCat1 chromosome 2, mLemCat1.pri, whole genome shotgun sequence DNA includes these proteins:
- the DCUN1D3 gene encoding DCN1-like protein 3 translates to MGQCVTKCKNPSSTLGSKNGDRDPSSKSHSRRGAGHREELVPPCGKPGGDILVNGTKKAEAATEACQLPTSSGDAGRESKSNAEESSLQRLEELFRRYKDEREDAILEEGMERFCNDLCVDPTEFRVLLLAWKFQAATMCKFTRKEFFDGCKAISADSIDGICAQFPSLLTEAKQEDKFKDLYRFTFQFGLDSEEGQRSLHREIAIALWKLVFTQNNPPVLDQWLNFLTENPSGIKGISRDTWNMFLNFTQVIGPDLSNYSEDEAWPSLFDTFVEWEMERRKREGEGRGALSSGPEGLCPEEQT, encoded by the exons ATGGGCCAGTGTGTCACCAAGTGCAAGAATCCCTCATCGACCCTGGGCAGCAAGAATGGAGACCGTGACCCCAGCAGCAAGTCACACAGCAGGCGGGGTGCAGGCCACCGTGAGGAGCTGGTGCCACCCTGTGGCAAGCCGGGTGGGGATATCCTCGTCAACGGGACCAAGAAGGCGGAGGCTGCCACTGAGGCCTGCCAGTTGCCAACGTCCTCGGGAGATGCTGGGAGGGAATCCAAGTCCAATGCTGAGGAGTCTTCCTTGCAGAGACTGGAAGAACTGTTTAGGCGCTACAAGGATGAGCGGGAGGATGCAATTTTGGAGGAAGGCATGGAGCGCTTTTGCAATGACCTGTGTGTCGACCCCACAGAATTTCGAGTGCTGCTCTTGGCTTGGAAGTTCCAGGCTGCAACCATGTGCAAATTCACCAG GAAGGAGTTTTTTGATGGCTGCAAAGCAATAAGTGCAGACAGCATTGACGGAATCTGTGCACAGTTCCCTAGCCTCTTAACGGAAGCCAAACAAGAGGATAAATTCAAGGATCTCTACCGGTTTACATTTCAGTTTGGCCTGGACTCTGAAGAAGGGCAGCGGTCACTGCATCGGGAAATAGCCATTGCCCTGTGGAAACTAGTCTTCACCCAGAACAATCCTCCCGTATTGGACCAGTGGCTAAACTTCCTAACAGAGAACCCCTCGGGGATCAAGGGCATCTCCCGGGACACTTGGAACATGTTCCTTAACTTCACTCAGGTGATTGGCCCCGACCTCAGCAACTACAGTGAGGATGAGGCCTGGCCAAGTCTCTTCGATACCTTTGTGGAGTGGGAAATGGAgcgaaggaagagagaaggggaagggagaggtgcGCTCAGCTCAGGGCCCGAGGGCTTGTGTCCCGAGGAGCAGACTTAG